TGCGATACCGCCGCCGGCGCGCCAAACGCTCGAGTCGCTCGTAGCAAAGAAACATCCGCGCATACTCATTACCGACGCAGACATAGCGCGTATAAAGAACGACATCCGTGCGAACGCCGCCGCGAAGAAGGCATACGATATGCTGAAGTCGCGCGCGGAAAAAACGCTCACTGAGCCTCCGTCGAAATACGAAATACCCGACGGACTTCGTCTCCTTACGACAAGCCGCCGCGTGCTCGGGCGCACCTACGCGCTCGGCATGATGTATCTTCTTGACGGCGATGAGCGGTATAAGACACGGCTTTTTACCGAGCTCGATGCAGCTGCGAAATTCAAGGATTGGAACCCGCGCCATTATCTCGATACCGCCGAGCTCATGCATGCCTTCGGCATCGCGTATGACTGGCTCTATAATTCATGGACCGATAATGAGCGGAATATCATACGTACCGCGCTCGTGAACCTCGGGCTTACCAATTCGGCGGCGGCGTACCGCGGGAAAGGACCGAGCCACTGGTGGGTGAACGGCGATAATAACTGGAACTTCGTCTGCAACGGCGGCACCGTTGTCGGCGCGCTCGCTGTTTTCGATGAAGAGACCGATCTCGCCGTGGATCTCATCACGAACGCGTTCGCATCGTTCCAGCCGGTGATGGAGGAATTCGAACCCGACGGCGCGTGGTATGAAGGGCCGGGCTACTGGCATTATTCGATCAAGTATCTCGTGCCGCTCATCGGGAGCATTGAATCCGCATGCGGTACGAATTTCGGGATACTCGATGCCTTCGCGGGCTTCTGCAAGTCCGGCGATTTCCCCGTGTACACGACCGGACCGAGCGGCTACTCGTTCAACTTCGCCGATGCGGGTTCCGGCAAGACCGGATCGCTCCCCGAGCTTTTCTGGTTCGCGAAGAAATTCAGGAATCCGCTCTATCACGCCTTTGAGAGAACACGCATCACAGGCGCTGCCGAAGAGCTCATGTATTTCGACGCATCGCTTGAAACGGTACCGCCGTCCGCTGCAGCGCTGGACAAACATTTCAGGAAGACCGAAGTGGCGGTGCTCTGCAGTTCGTGGGCCGACTCGAACGCGATCTACCTCGGGCTTAAGGCGGGAGAGAACGGCACACCGCACTTTCACTACGATCTCGGGAGCTTCGTGCTCGACAGCGGCGGACAGCGCTTCATCGATGACCTCGGGAGCGAATGGATGACCTATATTGCATACTCGCATTCGTACAAGCATCATGAATTCTACCGCATACGTCCCGAGGGGCATAATACCATCGTGATAAACCCTTCCGATGAGCCCGGCCAGTACAAAAAAGCGGTGTCAGTGATAAGCGGCTTTGAATCGATACCCGCATCCGCGCAGGCATCCGTCGATCTCAGCGATGCGTACCGCCCGAAGGCAAAGAAGATCGTTCGCACCGCAGCGCTCGTGGAGAACCGCACTGCAGCAGAAATAACCGATGTCATTGAAACAGAAGAGCCGTCGACGATATGGTGGTTCGCGCATACCCGTGCCGCAGTAACGATCGAGGACGGTGGAAAAAAAGCGCTCTTGACGCTTCCGAATGCTGCGCTCCGTGCAGAAATACGTTCTCCTGCGGACGCGCGGTTCTCCGTCATGAACGCCGCGCCGCTCCCGTCATCTCCCGATCCGACGGGTCAGAACAAGAATACCGGCATGAGGAAGCTCGCTCTGGCGCTGTCGAACGCGACCGCGGCAACGGTGATCGTCCGTTTCACGCCGGAGAAAGGGGAGCCGGATATCGTCTACGGTATCGGCGAGAATTTCAAGCCGGTGATGGCAAGTGCCGTCATGATCGAGGCGGAGGCTTTTTCTGCGCAGAAGAACGGCACGGTGAGCATCGTGGACAAGATCGCGAACTCGGGCAGATCGTTCAATATGTGGAATGATGACGGCCATGCGCTTTCCTGGACGTTCAGTGTCCCCGCGGACGGCCGCTACGGCATTCTGGTACGCTACGCCTGCGGTGAGGACGGCGGTATACGCCGCGCTGTCCTCATTGACGATGCAAAAGTGAAGGGCGACGATAATTATCTCTTCCCCCCGA
The DNA window shown above is from Spirochaetota bacterium and carries:
- a CDS encoding heparinase II/III family protein, which produces MRCLFIILCAGMLAAEGLVKNPMFADADGNGTPDEWGYGPGPDGTSTKVEVVTVEGTRALKFIDDNPKLGLGISQFVPVAAGKTYRERALIAGGRIALYMNWHDKDKKKINPEVMKWFDGGRGLTSCEWDVKAPANAAFCQVWAYTTSTYKGEVIIASLSLEEATAPAGFGADTLAAFGFESDAWSGAERSEKNVKEGKYSARWANLPKNGAVTTDKIPHDWTGYNALSVWVYSEKNTRQEVIVILDSKSDPAKFSYLAEKFTVDWTGWKEVTIPFAVMDKTREPAGFGKIDKITFNANGWGITAHPDTVLYLDAITLKKGEIGPTGKERKVAIPPPARQTLESLVAKKHPRILITDADIARIKNDIRANAAAKKAYDMLKSRAEKTLTEPPSKYEIPDGLRLLTTSRRVLGRTYALGMMYLLDGDERYKTRLFTELDAAAKFKDWNPRHYLDTAELMHAFGIAYDWLYNSWTDNERNIIRTALVNLGLTNSAAAYRGKGPSHWWVNGDNNWNFVCNGGTVVGALAVFDEETDLAVDLITNAFASFQPVMEEFEPDGAWYEGPGYWHYSIKYLVPLIGSIESACGTNFGILDAFAGFCKSGDFPVYTTGPSGYSFNFADAGSGKTGSLPELFWFAKKFRNPLYHAFERTRITGAAEELMYFDASLETVPPSAAALDKHFRKTEVAVLCSSWADSNAIYLGLKAGENGTPHFHYDLGSFVLDSGGQRFIDDLGSEWMTYIAYSHSYKHHEFYRIRPEGHNTIVINPSDEPGQYKKAVSVISGFESIPASAQASVDLSDAYRPKAKKIVRTAALVENRTAAEITDVIETEEPSTIWWFAHTRAAVTIEDGGKKALLTLPNAALRAEIRSPADARFSVMNAAPLPSSPDPTGQNKNTGMRKLALALSNATAATVIVRFTPEKGEPDIVYGIGENFKPVMASAVMIEAEAFSAQKNGTVSIVDKIANSGRSFNMWNDDGHALSWTFSVPADGRYGILVRYACGEDGGIRRAVLIDDAKVKGDDNYLFPPTGGWSSSRDDWKEAFFAGKTGGVSIPLKKGEHTLTLVNVSGGGMNLDWIKIVPLK